The genomic segment GCGAAATCATTTTGCCGCAATAACTGCCGCATTCGCCGGGCTGTTTGTCATAATAGCATTGCCCACAATTGGCGTAAGGAAACATTATCGCCCGATCGGCGAATTCGCCACAGTACTGACGATAACGGTGACTGCTGGACATACCGGACACCGTTAAAGAGCGGCCGTGATGGCCACCCATCAGGGTCGCCACCCGGTTGCGCCCGGTATTCTTACGTACGATTTTCGACGCATCTTCTACCACCAGCGTGCCGCCGACGTTAAACCCCACCCGGCCGCGTAGCCCGGTGCGTTGATAAATCGCTTCGCAGATTTCCTCCGCCAGCAGTATCTTTTCCTCATGCAGATAATCCCCGCTAACTTGCGGCAGCTTGTGCAGTTGGCGATCCACGGCTTGTTCAATTTCACGGTTGCGGTAGCCGAAATTGCAGCTGGAATGCCACATTTGGCTATCCAAATAAATGTTACCGTGAATATCAACCACACGATCGCCCAGACAACTGTCGGCGATAATGGGTCGCGATTGATAATGCACCGTGTCGCCCCAGGACATATATTTATCATCCAGTCGATACAATGCGCTATTTTTTAGCTCCTGCTCACTCAGTTGGGGAACGCTACAGTTCGTCATGACTCATCCTCATCATGAATTTAAATCCGAAAACTGCCATTTGTGTGATTTACGCTTAAAAAAGCAGATTGCATGGCTAATTTTGCGTGAATTAATGGATTTAGCTCCTTGACCAAGATCAACTTTATGCGGCAGGAAATTAAAGACAACAGCAATATATTATTTTCAAAAATTACTTAGCTGAATATTAGTTTTTAATATAAATAACGATGAATATTATTATGGGATAGCTGATGACAAAGGCGAAGAGAATATTGGTTTTTGTCGCGACATGAGATATTGCCTCTGTTAACGGATAGCGTTCACGACAGGATTGCCTGACTTCCCGTCCTTGGGGGCCGGCAATCGCCGGGGGCAGCAAAGGCAGCGGCGGCAGCACCGATGGGTTGGGCGCCATTGAAGGGCCCATGACAGAGCCCGCCGAGGCGGACGCCCAGACTTGCGGCGGCGGGCGTGAAACGGGCGGTTATTCGACGTCGTAGCCCAGATTCTGCCCCAGCCAGCGTTCTATTTCTTCCAGCGCCAGCCCTTTGCGTATCGCATAATCCTCTACCTGGTCGCGCTGGATCTGCGCCACGGCAAAGTATTTGCTGTCAGGATGGCTAAAATACCACCCCGCTACCGACGCCCCCGGCCACATGGCGAACGATTCCGTCAGTTGCATGCCGGTGTGGCGCGTTACCTCCAATAATGACCACAGAGTTTGCTTTTCGGTATGGTCAGGGCAGGCGGGATAGCCTGGCGCCGGCCGGATACCTTGGTAACTTTCGCGTATCAACGCCTCATTGCCCAAATTTTCATTAGCGGCATAGCCCCAGTACACCTTACGCACCCGCTCATGAAGATATTCGGCAAACGCCTCCGCCAGCCGGTCGGCCAGCGCTTTGACCATAATCTTGTTGTAATCATCATGCCGGGCATCAAACTCCGCCGCCAGGCTATCCTCTTCCAGACCGCCGGTGACGGCGAACGCGCCCAAATAGTCTGCTTTGCCGCTGGCTTTCGGCGCCACGAAATCCGCCAGACAATAGTTGGCGAAATCGCTTTTTTCGGTCTGCTGGCGTAGATGATGGGCGACGGCCAGCCGCTCGCGCCGGCTTTCATCGCGATAAATGACGATATCATCGCCCTCCCGGTTGGCGGGAAACAGCCCCACCACGCCGCGCGGCCGCAATAATCCGCCTTCATCCAGCTTGTCCAGCATGGCATTGGCGTCCGCAAACAGCCGCCGGGCCTCTTCGCCCACCACCTCATCTTGCAGGATACGCGGATATTTACTCGCCAGCGACCAGGTCATAAAAGAACGGCGTCCAGTCAATATAATTGCGCAGCGTGCCGACGGTCGCGCTGACCGCCTGCACGATGCACCACCGGCGGCGTGTAGCTCTGCCAGTCCAGCGCCAGCGCATTATCCCGCGCCGCTTCGAGGCTGACCGGCGGGGTGCGCGATTTTTTACGTCCGTGCTGAAGACGTACCGTTTCATATTCGCGGCGGGTGCGCTCCACCAACCCTTCCCGCAAGATCTCAGACAGCAGCGCCGCGACCACACCGACGCTGCGTGAGGCGTTCTGCACGTAAATCGTCGGCCCGCCGTATGGGCTTTGGAGGTGGTCGCGCCGCCGATCAACAGCGGCAGCGTAAACCCCTGACGTTCCATTTCTTTGGCAACGTTGACCATTTCATTCAGCGACGGGGTAATCAATCCCGATAACCCTATGATATCTACTTGCTTTTCGCGCGCGGTCTTGAGAATTTTATCCATCGGAACCATGACGCCGAGATCGATAATGTCATAGTTGTTGCAGGCTAACACCACGCCGACGATATTCTTGCCGATATCGTGTACATCGCCCTTCACGGTCGCCAGCAGAATTTTGCCGGCGGCTTTCAATTCGGTCTTCCCGGCTTGGATATAAGGCTCCAAATAGGCCACCGCCTGTTTCATCACCCGGGCCGATTTCACCACCTGCGGCAAAAACATTTTGCCGGCGCCAAACAGGTCTCCCACCACGTTCATGCCGGCCATTAACGGCCCTTCGATCACTTCGATAGGGCGTGCCGCCTGCTGCCGCGCCTCTTCGGTATCCTGCTCAATGAAGTCGGTAATGCCTTTAACCAGGGCATATTCCAGGCGTTTAGTCACCGCCCATCCGCGCCACTCCGCCTGCTGCGCCGGCGCCTCGCCGTCACCCTTGCTGTCGCGATACGTCTCGGCCAGCGCCAGCAACCGTTCGGTTCCGTCTACGCGCCGATTCAGCACCACCTCTTCCACCCGCTCGCGCAGCTCTTGCGGCAAATCGTCATAGATCGCTAATTGGCCGGCGTTGACAATGCCCATATCGAGGCCGTTGCGAATAGCATGATAAAGAAACACTGCATGAATCGCTTCACGTACCGGCTCGTTGCCGCGAAACGAGAATGAAACATTGGAAACACCGCCGGAAATGAGCGCATGGGGTAGTTCCACTTTAATATCCGCGCAGGCGCCAATAAAATCCTGAGCGTAGTTATTATGTTCTTCGATACCGGTGGCGACGGCGAAAATATTCGGATCAAAAATGATATCTTCCGGCGGAAAATCCAGCGTCTCGGTCAAAAGCCGGTAGGCGCGGCGGCAGATCTCGATTTTACGTGCCCGAGTATCGGCCTGGCCCTGTTCGTCAAACGCCATTACCACCAAAGCGGCGCCATAGCGCCGTACCAGGCGCGCGTGCTGGAGGAACGCCGCCTCTCCCTCCTTCATCGAAATGGAGTTAACGATGCCCTTACCCTGAATACATTTCAGCCCCTGCTCGATCACCTGCCATTTGGAGGAGTCGATCATGATCG from the Candidatus Sodalis pierantonius str. SOPE genome contains:
- a CDS encoding aminotransferase class III-fold pyridoxal phosphate-dependent enzyme translates to MTNCSVPQLSEQELKNSALYRLDDKYMSWGDTVHYQSRPIIADSCLGDRVVDIHGNIYLDSQMWHSSCNFGYRNREIEQAVDRQLHKLPQVSGDYLHEEKILLAEEICEAIYQRTGLRGRVGFNVGGTLVVEDASKIVRKNTGRNRVATLMGGHHGRSLTVSGMSSSHRYRQYCGEFADRAIMFPYANCGQCYYDKQPGECGSYCGKMISRAMENDFYGIASENSNEIGAFFLELCQGRGYTVPPKDFFRQFVPEMQKRGILIVDDEIQVGMFRTGKLFAFEHYDIVPDIGFVE
- the metH gene encoding methionine synthase, whose translation is MVLGKPDVVSAIHDVYLAAGADILETNTFNATTIAMADYQMASLASEINFAAARLARERADAWSARTPEKPRYVAGVLGPTNRTASISPDVNDPAYRNIDFDQLVNAYSQSGRALIEGGVDLIMVETIFDTLNAKAAVFALEMEFEALGITLPVMISGTITDASGRTLSGQTTEAFYNSLRHARPLSFGLNCALGPDELRQYVAELSRIADCYVSAHPNAGLPNAFGEYDLGAQVMARHIGEWAHAGLLNIVVGCCGTTPAHIPALVHAVEGVAPRPLPVACRLAGLEPLNITAASLFVNVGERTNVTGSARFKRLIKEEKYNEALAVARQQVESGAQIIDINMDEGMLDAEAAMVRFFHLIAGEPDIARVPIMIDSSKWQVIEQGLKCIQGKGIVNSISMKEGEAAFLQHARLVRRYGAALVVMAFDEQGQADTRARKIEICRRAYRLLTETLDFPPEDIIFDPNIFAVATGIEEHNNYAQDFIGACADIKVELPHALISGGVSNVSFSFRGNEPVREAIHAVFLYHAIRNGLDMGIVNAGQLAIYDDLPQELRERVEEVVLNRRVDGTERLLALAETYRDSKGDGEAPAQQAEWRGWAVTKRLEYALVKGITDFIEQDTEEARQQAARPIEVIEGPLMAGMNVVGDLFGAGKMFLPQVVKSARVMKQAVAYLEPYIQAGKTELKAAGKILLATVKGDVHDIGKNIVGVVLACNNYDIIDLGVMVPMDKILKTAREKQVDIIGLSGLITPSLNEMVNVAKEMERQGFTLPLLIGGATTSKAHTAGRRFTCRTPHAASVWSRRCCLRSCGKGWWSAPAANMKRYVFSTDVKNRAPRRSASKRRGIMRWRWTGRATRRRWCIVQAVSATVGTLRNYIDWTPFFYDLVAGE
- a CDS encoding vitamin B12 dependent-methionine synthase activation domain-containing protein, producing the protein MTWSLASKYPRILQDEVVGEEARRLFADANAMLDKLDEGGLLRPRGVVGLFPANREGDDIVIYRDESRRERLAVAHHLRQQTEKSDFANYCLADFVAPKASGKADYLGAFAVTGGLEEDSLAAEFDARHDDYNKIMVKALADRLAEAFAEYLHERVRKVYWGYAANENLGNEALIRESYQGIRPAPGYPACPDHTEKQTLWSLLEVTRHTGMQLTESFAMWPGASVAGWYFSHPDSKYFAVAQIQRDQVEDYAIRKGLALEEIERWLGQNLGYDVE